A genomic window from Crocosphaera sp. UHCC 0190 includes:
- a CDS encoding aminodeoxychorismate/anthranilate synthase component II, with protein MILVIDNYDSFTYNLVQYLGELGAQLPVASEIQVYRNDQIDLPKIRHLNPDGVVISPGPGRPEDAGISLDLITELGPTLPILGVCLGHQSMGQVFGGKVISAPVLMHGKTSPIYHQGVGVFAGLEKPFNATRYHSLVVERESLPDVLEITAWVEDGTIMGLQHKDYPHLQGVQFHPESILTASGKHLLRNFLTSLKSP; from the coding sequence TTGATTCTCGTCATCGATAACTACGATAGTTTTACCTATAATTTGGTGCAGTATTTGGGAGAATTAGGGGCCCAATTGCCCGTTGCATCTGAAATCCAAGTTTACCGTAATGATCAAATCGATCTCCCCAAAATTCGCCACTTAAACCCTGATGGGGTGGTAATTTCTCCTGGCCCGGGCCGCCCTGAAGATGCGGGTATCTCCTTAGATTTAATTACAGAATTAGGCCCCACCCTTCCCATTTTAGGGGTTTGTTTAGGGCATCAGAGTATGGGACAAGTTTTTGGGGGTAAAGTCATTTCTGCCCCTGTTTTAATGCACGGAAAAACCTCTCCTATTTACCATCAAGGGGTAGGAGTCTTTGCAGGATTAGAGAAACCCTTTAATGCGACGCGTTATCATAGTTTGGTGGTTGAGCGGGAAAGTCTTCCTGATGTGTTGGAAATTACCGCTTGGGTAGAAGATGGCACAATTATGGGTCTTCAACATAAAGACTATCCCCACCTTCAAGGGGTACAATTTCATCCAGAAAGTATCCTAACTGCTTCAGGGAAACACCTATTGCGGAACTTTCTGACCTCATTAAAATCTCCTTAA
- a CDS encoding diacylglycerol kinase family protein — protein sequence MKANFQISQPTSPHFSPVTLLSATSTLGNSRAPQTAPNPPEINFSLKRESAWQIAPNLFLSFKYAWAGICYAFMTQRNFRIHTTMTATAISLGVFLHINGVSMAIVSLTCALVMVLELLNTALESVVDLTVGQSYHELAKIAKDCAAGAVMISAIAALLVAGFIIAPPLAALALPL from the coding sequence ATGAAAGCCAATTTTCAAATTAGCCAACCCACATCCCCCCATTTTTCTCCCGTCACCCTCCTGTCAGCGACTTCCACTTTGGGAAACAGTCGCGCACCTCAAACCGCCCCAAACCCACCAGAAATCAATTTCAGCCTGAAAAGAGAGTCTGCTTGGCAAATTGCCCCTAATCTCTTTCTCAGCTTTAAATATGCTTGGGCTGGCATTTGTTACGCCTTTATGACTCAACGAAATTTCCGAATTCACACCACGATGACAGCCACAGCAATTAGTTTAGGGGTTTTTCTCCACATCAATGGAGTCAGCATGGCCATTGTTTCCCTAACCTGCGCCTTAGTCATGGTTTTAGAATTATTAAATACGGCTTTAGAATCTGTAGTTGATTTAACCGTCGGCCAGTCCTATCATGAATTAGCTAAAATTGCCAAAGACTGTGCAGCCGGGGCAGTCATGATTTCTGCGATCGCCGCTTTATTGGTGGCTGGATTTATCATCGCCCCTCCCTTGGCAGCACTGGCTCTTCCCTTATAA